The following coding sequences are from one Pseudonocardia sp. EC080619-01 window:
- a CDS encoding Mrp/NBP35 family ATP-binding protein: MSVTDSTSTVEDRVRAALGTVEDPEIHKPITELGMVKSVAVSADGLAEVGVYLTVAGCPMRETITTRVTDAVTKVPGVERVEVELDVMSDEQRTELRKSLRGDSDEPEIPFAQPGSMTRVYCVASGKGGVGKSSVTVNLAASMARRGLKVGVVDADIYGHSVPRMIGADDRPTKVDNMIMPPQSHGVKVISIGMFTDGNTPVVWRGPMLHRALQQFLADVFWGDLDVLLLDLPPGTGDVAISTAQLVPNAELLVVTTPQQAAAEVAERAGAISTQTRQRLAGVVENMSWLEMPDGSRNELFGSGGGQIVADSLSKIVGAPVPLLGQVPLEVALREGGDAGNPIVLGRPESGAAQALEGIAEKLTVRSRGLAGMSLNISPVGR, encoded by the coding sequence ATGTCCGTCACCGACAGCACCAGCACCGTCGAGGACCGGGTGCGCGCCGCTCTCGGCACCGTCGAGGACCCGGAGATCCACAAGCCGATCACCGAGCTGGGGATGGTCAAGAGCGTCGCCGTGTCGGCCGACGGGCTCGCCGAGGTCGGCGTCTACCTGACCGTCGCCGGCTGCCCGATGCGCGAGACCATCACCACCCGGGTGACCGACGCCGTCACGAAGGTCCCGGGCGTCGAGCGGGTCGAGGTCGAGCTCGACGTGATGAGCGACGAGCAGCGCACCGAGCTCCGCAAGTCGCTGCGCGGCGACTCCGACGAGCCCGAGATCCCGTTCGCCCAGCCCGGGTCGATGACCCGCGTCTACTGCGTGGCGTCCGGCAAGGGCGGCGTCGGCAAGTCCTCGGTCACCGTCAACCTGGCCGCGTCGATGGCGCGGCGCGGGCTGAAGGTCGGCGTGGTCGACGCCGACATCTACGGCCACTCGGTGCCCCGCATGATCGGGGCGGACGACCGGCCGACCAAGGTCGACAACATGATCATGCCGCCGCAGTCGCACGGCGTGAAGGTCATCTCGATCGGCATGTTCACCGACGGGAACACCCCGGTCGTCTGGCGCGGGCCGATGCTGCACCGGGCCCTGCAGCAGTTCCTCGCCGACGTCTTCTGGGGCGATCTGGACGTCCTGCTGCTGGACCTGCCCCCCGGCACCGGCGACGTCGCCATCTCGACCGCGCAGCTCGTGCCCAACGCCGAGCTGCTCGTCGTCACCACCCCGCAGCAGGCGGCCGCCGAGGTGGCCGAGCGGGCCGGTGCGATCTCCACGCAGACCCGTCAGCGGCTGGCCGGCGTCGTGGAGAACATGTCGTGGCTGGAGATGCCCGACGGCTCCCGCAACGAGCTGTTCGGCTCCGGCGGCGGGCAGATCGTGGCCGACTCGCTCTCGAAGATCGTCGGTGCACCGGTGCCGCTGCTCGGGCAGGTCCCGCTCGAGGTGGCGCTGCGCGAGGGCGGCGACGCCGGGAACCCGATCGTGCTGGGCAGGCCCGAGTCCGGGGCCGCGCAGGCCCTGGAGGGCATCGCCGAGAAGCTCACGGTCCGTTCGCGCGGCCTGGCCGGGATGAGCCTGAACATCTCGCCCGTCGGTCGCTGA
- a CDS encoding aspartate aminotransferase family protein, whose protein sequence is MAQLSPLLKQATPVQAARGEGVYLYDTDGRRHLDFTAGIGVTSTGHCHPTVVKAAQEQVGTLIHGQYTTVMHQPLLKLVERMGEVLPEGIDSVFFTNSGSEAVEASVRLARQATGRSTIVAFDGGFHGRTMGAAALTTSGAKIRAGIGPMMGGVAFSPFPYAYRYGWSEEDTVAFALRELDRVLASSAPASDVAAFIVEPVLGEGGYVPTPSAFLHGLRERADKHGILLIADEVQTGYGRTGRFWGHQHAEGFTPDVIVTAKGLASGFPLSAIAAPKAIMEKAWPGSQGGTYGGNAVACAAALATLDVVQGEGLVENARVQGEKLVAGVRDAAQGIAAIGDVRGRGLMVGIEFVDAAGNPDGATAAKVHAAAAAQGLLLLTCGVQGNIVRMIPPLVVTGEQIDEGLALWTKALDDALS, encoded by the coding sequence ATGGCACAGCTGTCCCCGCTGCTGAAGCAGGCCACCCCGGTCCAGGCCGCCCGCGGTGAGGGCGTCTACCTGTACGACACCGACGGCCGCCGGCACCTCGACTTCACCGCCGGAATCGGCGTCACGTCCACCGGGCACTGCCACCCGACGGTCGTCAAGGCGGCGCAGGAGCAGGTCGGCACCCTGATCCACGGCCAGTACACGACCGTCATGCACCAGCCGCTGCTGAAGCTGGTCGAGCGGATGGGCGAGGTCCTGCCCGAGGGCATCGACTCGGTCTTCTTCACCAACTCCGGTTCGGAGGCCGTCGAGGCCTCGGTGCGGCTCGCGCGCCAGGCCACCGGCCGCTCCACGATCGTCGCCTTCGACGGCGGGTTCCACGGCCGCACGATGGGCGCCGCGGCGCTCACCACCTCCGGTGCGAAGATCCGCGCCGGGATCGGCCCGATGATGGGCGGGGTCGCGTTCTCCCCGTTCCCCTACGCCTACCGCTACGGCTGGTCGGAGGAGGACACCGTCGCGTTCGCGCTGCGCGAGCTCGACCGGGTCCTGGCCAGCTCCGCGCCGGCGTCGGACGTCGCGGCCTTCATCGTCGAGCCGGTGCTCGGCGAGGGTGGCTACGTCCCGACCCCGTCCGCGTTCCTGCACGGTCTGCGGGAGCGGGCCGACAAGCACGGCATCCTGCTGATCGCCGACGAGGTGCAGACGGGCTACGGCCGCACCGGCAGGTTCTGGGGTCACCAGCACGCCGAGGGCTTCACGCCGGACGTCATCGTCACCGCGAAGGGGCTCGCGTCCGGGTTCCCGCTGTCCGCGATCGCCGCGCCGAAGGCGATCATGGAGAAGGCCTGGCCGGGCTCGCAGGGCGGCACCTACGGCGGCAACGCCGTCGCCTGCGCCGCGGCCCTGGCCACCCTGGACGTCGTGCAGGGCGAGGGTCTCGTCGAGAACGCCCGGGTGCAGGGCGAGAAGCTCGTCGCCGGGGTCCGGGACGCGGCGCAGGGGATCGCCGCGATCGGCGACGTCCGCGGCCGTGGCCTGATGGTCGGCATCGAGTTCGTCGACGCCGCGGGCAACCCGGACGGCGCCACCGCGGCGAAGGTCCATGCCGCCGCAGCCGCGCAGGGTCTGCTCCTGCTGACCTGCGGCGTCCAGGGCAACATCGTCCGGATGATCCCGCCGCTGGTCGTCACCGGCGAGCAGATCGACGAGGGCCTCGCGCTCTGGACCAAGGCGCTCGACGACGCGCTGTCCTGA
- a CDS encoding AEC family transporter, with the protein MTGVLEGFLVITVVVAVGYALGRGGVLGDNGSRVLARTAFFVASPALLFTTLSRADVGAVFSSALVVTAVTSSLACALFVPIALLRRRPAGEAVVGSMASGYVNAGNLGIPIATYVLGDPATVAPVLLFQLAILTPLFTTLMDILPGDGRGERPGWTRIAFAPLRNPIALATAAGLIVSGTGITLPEPVAAPIDLLADLAVPAMLLAFGISLHGARLPGLGDTAGSVWTAVAIKNVVHPLLAWALAAGLLGLTGPALLAAVVLAALPTAQNVFGYAVRYDRAVSVARESALASTIVAVPVLLVIAGLLS; encoded by the coding sequence GTGACGGGCGTGCTCGAGGGATTCCTGGTCATCACGGTCGTCGTCGCCGTCGGGTACGCCCTGGGCCGGGGCGGGGTCCTCGGCGACAACGGGTCCCGGGTCCTGGCGCGCACGGCGTTCTTCGTCGCCTCGCCCGCGCTGCTGTTCACCACCCTGTCCCGGGCCGACGTCGGTGCGGTCTTCTCCTCCGCGCTCGTGGTCACGGCCGTCACCAGCTCCCTGGCCTGCGCGTTGTTCGTCCCGATCGCGCTGCTGCGCCGCCGGCCCGCGGGGGAGGCGGTGGTCGGCTCGATGGCGTCGGGCTACGTCAACGCCGGCAACCTCGGCATCCCGATCGCGACCTACGTGCTCGGCGACCCGGCGACCGTCGCACCGGTGCTGCTGTTCCAGCTCGCGATCCTCACACCGCTGTTCACGACGCTGATGGACATCCTGCCCGGCGACGGCCGCGGCGAGCGTCCCGGCTGGACGCGCATCGCGTTCGCGCCGCTGCGCAACCCGATCGCCCTCGCGACGGCGGCCGGACTGATCGTGTCGGGTACGGGGATCACGCTGCCCGAGCCGGTCGCGGCGCCGATCGACCTGCTCGCCGACCTCGCCGTGCCCGCGATGCTGCTCGCGTTCGGGATCTCCCTGCACGGCGCCCGGCTGCCGGGCCTCGGGGACACCGCAGGCTCGGTGTGGACCGCCGTCGCGATCAAGAACGTCGTGCACCCGCTGCTCGCCTGGGCCCTGGCCGCCGGCCTGCTCGGGCTGACGGGGCCGGCGTTGCTGGCCGCCGTTGTCCTGGCCGCGCTGCCGACCGCGCAGAACGTGTTCGGCTACGCGGTGCGCTACGACCGCGCCGTCTCCGTGGCCCGGGAGTCCGCACTGGCATCGACGATCGTCGCGGTGCCGGTCCTGCTGGTCATCGCGGGTCTCCTGAGCTGA
- a CDS encoding GntR family transcriptional regulator — protein sequence MDVSDLEPVSRRSTAEIVADRIRAAIMRGTFAPGTQLGEVDLAGRLGVSRGPLREAMQRLVAEGLLRSERHRGLFVRELGPDDVRDVYLARTAVERAAALQVLAGDRASAVVALEIPLGAMEAAAAAGDAIGLADADHDFHAALVAASGSPRLRRMTDGLLVETRMCLAAFQQTAPPAPELLAEHERLRDALRDGRTELLLDRLAAHMDDAVTRILAAMPGAA from the coding sequence CTGGACGTCTCGGACCTGGAGCCGGTCAGCCGGCGGTCGACCGCGGAGATCGTCGCGGACCGGATCCGCGCCGCGATCATGCGCGGCACGTTCGCGCCGGGCACCCAGCTCGGCGAGGTGGACCTGGCCGGACGGCTCGGGGTGAGCCGGGGGCCGCTGCGCGAGGCGATGCAGCGGCTCGTCGCCGAGGGGCTCCTGCGCAGCGAGCGGCACCGCGGCCTGTTCGTGCGCGAGCTCGGCCCCGACGACGTCCGTGACGTGTACCTGGCCCGGACCGCGGTCGAGCGGGCCGCAGCGCTGCAGGTGCTGGCGGGGGACCGGGCGTCGGCCGTCGTCGCGCTGGAGATCCCGCTCGGTGCGATGGAGGCCGCCGCGGCGGCCGGGGACGCGATCGGCCTCGCCGACGCCGACCACGACTTCCACGCCGCGCTGGTCGCGGCGTCCGGGAGCCCGCGGCTGCGCCGGATGACCGACGGGCTGCTCGTCGAGACCCGGATGTGCCTGGCCGCGTTCCAGCAGACCGCCCCGCCCGCCCCGGAGCTGCTCGCCGAGCACGAGCGGCTGCGCGACGCCCTGCGCGACGGCCGGACCGAGCTCCTGCTCGACCGGCTGGCCGCACACATGGACGACGCCGTCACCCGGATCCTCGCCGCGATGCCCGGGGCCGCCTGA
- a CDS encoding maleate cis-trans isomerase, which translates to MSTVGILYPGYSAEDDYPRAEKLLADGSRLPLVHSEMKVDAHREDALLDIGGDDVLAEAAGRVAAEAGPLDSVVWACTSGSFIFGPEGAARQAAALEKAAGVPASSTSFAFVDACKRLGVATVAVGATYPPDVAGAFVQFLTHHGISVLTVSARDIITAAEVGTLPSSTVLEFADAVSSDAPAADAVLLPDTALHTVEILDALDERLGKPVLTANQVSIWQGLRLAGSDVDRPRLGTLFRKG; encoded by the coding sequence ATGAGCACGGTCGGCATCCTGTACCCCGGATACTCCGCGGAGGACGACTACCCCCGCGCCGAGAAGCTCCTCGCCGACGGCAGCCGGCTCCCGCTGGTCCATTCCGAGATGAAGGTGGACGCACACCGGGAGGACGCGCTGCTCGACATCGGTGGCGACGACGTCCTCGCCGAGGCGGCCGGGCGCGTCGCCGCCGAGGCGGGGCCCCTCGACTCGGTCGTCTGGGCCTGCACCTCGGGCAGCTTCATCTTCGGCCCCGAGGGGGCGGCCCGGCAGGCGGCGGCGCTGGAGAAGGCGGCGGGCGTGCCGGCGTCGAGCACGTCGTTCGCGTTCGTGGACGCCTGCAAGCGGCTCGGCGTCGCGACGGTGGCGGTCGGCGCGACCTATCCGCCGGACGTCGCCGGGGCGTTCGTGCAGTTCCTGACCCACCACGGCATCTCGGTGCTGACCGTCTCCGCGCGGGACATCATCACCGCCGCGGAGGTCGGGACGCTGCCGTCGTCGACGGTGCTCGAGTTCGCCGACGCGGTGTCGTCGGACGCGCCGGCCGCCGACGCGGTGCTGCTGCCGGACACCGCACTGCACACCGTGGAGATCCTGGACGCGCTCGACGAGCGTCTCGGCAAGCCGGTGCTGACGGCCAACCAGGTCAGCATCTGGCAGGGCCTGCGCCTGGCCGGCTCGGACGTCGACCGCCCCAGGCTGGGGACGTTGTTCCGGAAGGGGTGA
- a CDS encoding DUF3830 family protein — translation MPKLIRIELAKRGVACTAELLEKEAPRTSAAVWEALAGGPQGGDAQHAKYARNEVYTIVPRFGPRIGQENPTVTPIPGDVCYFDFHGGMLDAAFKDDQGIDADQGGIDLAIFYGRNNLLLNGDVGWVPGNVFATIVDGLDAIATACHDVWRSGSVGERLVYSRVE, via the coding sequence ATGCCCAAGCTGATCAGGATCGAACTCGCGAAGCGCGGTGTCGCGTGCACCGCGGAACTGCTGGAGAAGGAGGCCCCGCGGACGTCCGCGGCGGTCTGGGAGGCCCTCGCGGGCGGCCCGCAGGGTGGTGACGCGCAGCACGCCAAGTACGCCCGCAACGAGGTCTACACGATCGTTCCGCGGTTCGGCCCGCGGATCGGCCAGGAGAACCCGACCGTCACCCCGATCCCGGGCGACGTCTGCTATTTCGACTTCCACGGGGGCATGCTCGACGCGGCCTTCAAGGACGACCAGGGCATCGACGCCGACCAGGGCGGCATCGACCTGGCGATCTTCTACGGCCGGAACAACCTGCTGCTGAACGGCGACGTCGGCTGGGTGCCCGGGAACGTCTTCGCGACGATCGTCGACGGGCTGGACGCGATCGCGACGGCCTGCCACGACGTCTGGCGTTCCGGCAGCGTCGGGGAGCGGCTCGTCTACTCGCGGGTCGAGTGA
- a CDS encoding D-2-hydroxyacid dehydrogenase, with product MPVSAGQDPTTITALCAGDAPPGIDDRIGDARLRIVSSADELAAALPGSDVLLTWDFTSDAVRQVWSPERTADLRWVHTASAGVDRVAFPELLSSPVTLTNSRGVFDRPMAEFVLGAVIAFAKDTARSLALQRERTWQHRETETVAGKVATVVGSGPIGHAIADLLGAVGMTVRLVGRRAADGVHAFDELPGLLPDSDHLVLAAPLTDATRGMLHSGTIALLPERARVINVGRGPLVVQDDLTDALASGRIAGAALDVFEVEPLPADSPLWDMENVLLSPHMSGDVVGWKTMLVDLFADNLARFREGRELRNVVDPERGYVSTGANS from the coding sequence TTGCCGGTTTCCGCTGGTCAGGACCCCACCACCATCACCGCGCTGTGCGCGGGCGACGCCCCGCCCGGGATCGATGACCGCATCGGTGACGCACGCCTCAGGATCGTGTCGAGCGCCGACGAGCTGGCCGCCGCGCTCCCCGGCAGCGACGTCCTGCTCACCTGGGACTTCACCTCGGACGCCGTCCGGCAGGTGTGGTCGCCCGAGCGCACCGCCGACCTGCGCTGGGTGCACACCGCCAGCGCCGGCGTCGACCGGGTCGCGTTCCCCGAGCTGCTCAGCTCCCCGGTGACGCTGACGAACTCGCGCGGCGTGTTCGACCGGCCGATGGCCGAGTTCGTGCTCGGCGCGGTGATCGCCTTCGCCAAGGACACCGCCCGGTCGCTGGCCCTGCAGCGCGAGCGCACCTGGCAGCACCGCGAGACCGAGACCGTCGCCGGGAAGGTCGCCACCGTCGTCGGGAGCGGCCCGATCGGGCACGCGATCGCCGACCTGCTCGGTGCCGTCGGGATGACCGTGCGGCTGGTCGGCCGCCGCGCGGCCGATGGCGTGCACGCCTTCGACGAGCTGCCCGGGCTCCTGCCCGACTCCGACCACCTGGTGCTCGCCGCGCCGCTGACCGACGCGACCCGCGGCATGCTGCACAGCGGGACGATCGCGCTGCTCCCCGAGCGGGCGCGGGTGATCAACGTCGGGCGGGGGCCGCTGGTCGTGCAGGACGACCTGACCGACGCGCTGGCGTCCGGCCGGATCGCGGGCGCCGCACTGGACGTCTTCGAGGTCGAGCCGCTCCCCGCGGACTCGCCGCTCTGGGACATGGAGAACGTCCTGCTCTCCCCGCACATGTCCGGTGACGTCGTCGGCTGGAAGACCATGCTCGTCGACCTGTTCGCCGACAACCTCGCGCGCTTCCGGGAGGGCCGGGAGCTGCGCAACGTCGTGGACCCGGAACGCGGGTACGTCAGCACCGGGGCGAACTCGTGA
- a CDS encoding amidase produces MSETTADLSATELLAAYRTGEVSPVQATRDALDRIEAHDGAVNAYCLVDADSALARAKESEARWQAGEPIGPLDGVPTSIKDMLLTIGWPTRRGSTTTSPDGPFEVDGPPVARVRAAGAVLLGKNTTPELAWKGVTDSPLTGVTTNPWDPTRTAGGSSGGSASAVGLGMGPLSLGTDAGGSVRIPAAFTGTVAHKPTYGRIAHYPGSAFGTLAHVGPMTRTVADAALLHDVVAQPDTRAPWVFDVPRESAVDRLAGGAQGLRIAFSPTLGFVDVDPEVAALVADAVAVFSRALGATVEHADPGFADPIEPFHTLWFAAAAKSLEPIGAEARAAMDPALVGIAEQGERVSALDYLGAMAVRNELGTLMGAFHDSYDLLLTPTLPITAFEGGREVPEGWHDPRWTSWTPFTYPFNMTQQPATSVPCGFTSAGLPVGLQVVGPRHADATVLAAAHAYQQATEHHLRRPALLG; encoded by the coding sequence GTGAGCGAGACGACCGCGGACCTGAGCGCGACCGAGCTGCTGGCCGCCTACCGCACCGGCGAGGTCTCCCCCGTCCAGGCCACCCGGGACGCGCTGGACCGCATCGAGGCCCACGACGGGGCCGTCAACGCCTACTGCCTCGTCGACGCGGACTCCGCGCTGGCGCGGGCCAAGGAGTCCGAGGCGCGCTGGCAGGCCGGCGAGCCGATCGGCCCGCTGGACGGCGTCCCCACCTCGATCAAGGACATGCTCCTGACGATCGGCTGGCCGACCCGCCGCGGATCGACGACGACCTCGCCCGACGGCCCGTTCGAGGTCGACGGCCCGCCGGTCGCCCGGGTCCGCGCCGCCGGCGCGGTGCTGCTGGGCAAGAACACCACCCCGGAGCTGGCCTGGAAGGGCGTCACCGACTCGCCGCTGACCGGCGTCACCACGAACCCGTGGGACCCGACGAGGACGGCGGGCGGCTCGTCGGGCGGGTCCGCGTCCGCCGTCGGCCTGGGAATGGGCCCGCTGTCGCTGGGGACCGACGCCGGTGGCTCGGTGCGGATCCCCGCCGCCTTCACCGGGACGGTCGCGCACAAGCCGACCTACGGCCGCATCGCGCACTACCCGGGTTCGGCGTTCGGCACCCTCGCCCACGTCGGCCCCATGACCCGCACCGTCGCCGACGCGGCGCTGCTGCACGACGTCGTCGCCCAGCCCGACACCCGCGCCCCGTGGGTGTTCGACGTGCCCCGGGAGTCCGCCGTCGACCGGCTGGCCGGCGGGGCCCAGGGCCTGCGGATCGCGTTCTCGCCCACGCTCGGCTTCGTCGACGTCGACCCGGAGGTGGCCGCGCTGGTCGCCGACGCCGTCGCGGTGTTCTCCCGTGCGCTCGGGGCGACCGTGGAGCACGCCGACCCGGGGTTCGCCGACCCGATCGAGCCGTTCCACACGCTCTGGTTCGCCGCGGCGGCCAAGTCGCTCGAACCGATCGGCGCCGAGGCACGGGCGGCGATGGACCCGGCGCTCGTCGGGATCGCCGAGCAGGGCGAGCGGGTGTCCGCGCTCGACTACCTGGGCGCGATGGCCGTCCGCAACGAGCTCGGCACCCTGATGGGCGCCTTCCACGACTCCTACGACCTGCTGCTCACCCCGACGCTGCCGATCACAGCGTTCGAGGGCGGCCGGGAGGTCCCCGAGGGCTGGCACGACCCGCGCTGGACGTCGTGGACGCCGTTCACCTACCCGTTCAACATGACCCAGCAGCCGGCGACGTCGGTGCCGTGCGGGTTCACCTCCGCCGGGCTGCCGGTCGGGCTGCAGGTCGTGGGGCCGCGGCACGCCGACGCGACCGTCCTGGCCGCGGCGCACGCCTACCAGCAGGCCACGGAGCACCACCTGCGCCGCCCGGCCCTGCTGGGCTGA
- the tatB gene encoding Sec-independent protein translocase protein TatB, protein MFENIGMWEILVLVVAGLFILGPDRLPEAARWLGSAVRQVKDYATGAQNHLKKELGPEFDQIRQPLDDLRSLRSLNPRRAITRSLFSDDDPVKPNGFAPGAAGSNGSAAAAGGVAATGAAGAAGAATSAPAPAPRPPQQPLSSGEQPPVDPDAT, encoded by the coding sequence GTGTTCGAGAACATCGGCATGTGGGAGATCCTCGTCCTCGTGGTCGCGGGTCTGTTCATCCTCGGCCCCGACCGCCTCCCCGAGGCCGCCCGCTGGCTGGGCAGCGCCGTACGGCAGGTCAAGGACTACGCCACCGGCGCCCAGAACCACCTGAAGAAGGAACTGGGCCCGGAGTTCGACCAGATCCGCCAGCCCCTGGACGACCTGCGGAGCCTGCGGTCGCTGAACCCCCGCCGCGCCATCACCCGCAGCCTGTTCTCCGACGACGACCCGGTGAAGCCGAACGGGTTCGCGCCCGGTGCCGCAGGCTCGAACGGCTCCGCGGCCGCTGCCGGGGGCGTGGCGGCGACCGGTGCCGCCGGTGCTGCGGGCGCCGCGACGAGCGCACCCGCACCGGCGCCCCGGCCGCCGCAGCAGCCGCTGTCCTCCGGGGAGCAGCCGCCGGTCGACCCCGACGCGACCTGA
- a CDS encoding S1C family serine protease, giving the protein MSGTPDHGDDRPGDPAGSAPPRLEPRPLTRPDTDPGERAAFGRPDGVGSSFAPPSRHGSRNGSGLPAAPPPTAAVARAFGRPEDEGPGLQRPAADEAEGPATPGEQSKEAFWPGGSTDDPWRDPGTPVVASAPHGDADPEPGPDPEDGPRLSVRDVLFGKRVQPRALALLGVLALGIGALGGLVGHWTASGASELTSPGAVLASAEEAKERPPGSVPEVAGRVLPSVVSLEVSVGNQAGNGSGIVIDPEGYVLTNDHVVAPAAGPGEGSVEAVFSDGSRLPATVVGADPMTDLAVVKVPVANPTVAAIGRSSELAVGDAVIAIGSPFGLAGTVTTGIVSAVDRPVRLDPEGSAGDAVIDAVQTDAAINPGNSGGPLVDATGAVVGINTAIRSASAAEGGGQGGSIGLGFAIPIDDARAIAEELIRSGRVAHADLGVNARSVTDGSTDGAQVQNVVAGGPAAAAGVVEGDVVVRVAGRPIAGADEFVVAVREHDPGEQIPIELVRQGRPLTVTATLGER; this is encoded by the coding sequence ATGAGCGGGACTCCCGACCACGGGGACGACCGCCCCGGCGACCCGGCCGGATCGGCCCCGCCCCGGCTGGAGCCGCGTCCGCTGACCCGCCCGGACACCGATCCCGGCGAGCGGGCCGCGTTCGGACGCCCGGACGGCGTCGGGTCGTCGTTCGCGCCGCCGTCGCGGCACGGCTCCCGCAACGGGTCCGGCCTGCCCGCCGCACCGCCGCCGACGGCCGCGGTCGCCCGCGCGTTCGGCAGGCCCGAGGACGAGGGCCCCGGCCTGCAACGGCCGGCGGCCGACGAGGCGGAGGGTCCGGCCACTCCCGGTGAGCAGAGCAAAGAGGCGTTCTGGCCGGGCGGTTCCACCGACGACCCGTGGCGGGATCCGGGGACCCCGGTGGTCGCGTCCGCCCCGCACGGCGACGCCGACCCCGAGCCCGGTCCCGACCCGGAGGACGGCCCGCGGCTCAGCGTCCGCGACGTCCTCTTCGGCAAGCGGGTGCAGCCCCGCGCCCTGGCACTCCTCGGCGTGCTGGCGCTCGGCATCGGCGCGCTCGGCGGTCTCGTCGGGCACTGGACGGCGTCCGGGGCGAGTGAGCTGACCAGCCCCGGCGCGGTGCTCGCGTCGGCGGAGGAGGCGAAGGAACGTCCGCCCGGATCGGTACCGGAGGTCGCCGGGCGGGTCCTGCCGTCGGTGGTGTCGCTGGAGGTGTCGGTCGGCAACCAGGCGGGCAACGGTTCCGGCATCGTCATCGACCCCGAGGGCTACGTCCTCACCAACGACCACGTCGTCGCGCCCGCCGCGGGGCCCGGTGAGGGCTCGGTCGAGGCGGTGTTCTCCGACGGTTCCCGGCTCCCGGCGACCGTGGTCGGCGCCGACCCGATGACCGACCTCGCCGTGGTGAAGGTGCCGGTCGCGAACCCGACGGTGGCGGCCATCGGCCGGTCCTCGGAGCTCGCCGTCGGCGACGCGGTGATCGCGATCGGGTCGCCGTTCGGGCTGGCCGGCACGGTGACGACCGGCATCGTCTCGGCCGTCGACCGCCCGGTCCGGCTCGACCCGGAGGGCAGCGCCGGTGACGCCGTCATCGACGCCGTGCAGACCGACGCTGCGATCAACCCCGGCAACTCGGGCGGGCCGCTGGTGGACGCGACCGGCGCCGTCGTCGGGATCAACACCGCGATCCGCAGCGCGAGCGCCGCCGAGGGCGGCGGTCAGGGCGGCTCGATCGGCCTCGGGTTCGCCATCCCGATCGACGACGCCCGCGCGATCGCCGAGGAGCTCATCCGCAGCGGCCGGGTCGCGCACGCCGATCTCGGGGTGAACGCGCGCTCGGTGACCGACGGCTCCACCGACGGTGCCCAGGTGCAGAACGTCGTCGCCGGGGGACCGGCCGCGGCCGCGGGTGTCGTGGAGGGTGACGTCGTCGTCCGGGTCGCGGGCCGTCCCATCGCCGGCGCCGACGAGTTCGTCGTCGCGGTGCGGGAGCACGACCCCGGTGAGCAGATCCCGATCGAGCTCGTCCGTCAGGGCCGACCGCTCACCGTGACCGCGACGCTCGGCGAGCGCTGA
- a CDS encoding anti-sigma factor — protein MTDRRRFQVVPPDWGEAHLTLEAVVAYVDDELARGPHDRATRHLGHCPDCAAEVAEQRRARSALRGADAPTLPPSLMSALRSIPQDTELPPPPAGLSLTPDGELVSVLRPAEFGDTGERRSRRSRRVRLGTGAAVSGIALGALAFGVPAATTSAPAPGGPGPGAAAVARFATTPTQAPRQRSSSATPAPGTPASPTGGVAPAAPTSTVRNAGLPPSG, from the coding sequence GTGACCGATCGACGGCGTTTCCAGGTCGTCCCCCCGGACTGGGGGGAGGCCCACCTGACGCTCGAGGCGGTCGTCGCCTACGTGGACGACGAGCTGGCCCGCGGCCCGCACGACCGGGCCACCCGGCACCTCGGGCACTGCCCGGACTGCGCGGCCGAGGTCGCCGAGCAGCGACGGGCCCGGTCAGCCCTGCGCGGTGCCGACGCGCCGACGCTGCCGCCGTCGCTGATGAGCGCGCTGCGGTCGATCCCGCAGGACACCGAACTCCCCCCGCCGCCGGCGGGCCTCTCGCTCACACCCGACGGCGAGCTCGTCTCGGTGCTGCGTCCCGCCGAGTTCGGTGACACCGGAGAGCGCCGCTCCCGCCGGTCGCGGCGGGTGCGGCTCGGCACCGGTGCAGCCGTGTCCGGGATCGCGCTGGGCGCGCTCGCGTTCGGCGTACCGGCCGCGACGACGTCGGCCCCGGCCCCCGGCGGCCCGGGTCCCGGAGCCGCCGCCGTCGCCCGGTTCGCCACCACCCCGACGCAGGCCCCGCGTCAGCGCTCGTCGTCGGCGACCCCGGCGCCGGGCACCCCCGCGTCGCCGACCGGTGGCGTCGCCCCGGCGGCGCCGACCTCCACCGTCCGCAACGCCGGGCTGCCCCCGTCCGGCTGA